A genome region from Hevea brasiliensis isolate MT/VB/25A 57/8 chromosome 7, ASM3005281v1, whole genome shotgun sequence includes the following:
- the LOC110640485 gene encoding uncharacterized protein LOC110640485: MVLGLRSKNRKGTSLQVDYLIHIQEIKPWAPSQYMKSVESVLLQWKNGDKSSGSFTSNVGDGKVEFGETFMLPVTLYKETSRKSTACDSFQKNYLELSLYDLRKDRASKGQLLGSAGINVADYGIIKDSITISTPINFKKSSKSTAQPILYANIQPFDRDNSSLSQEVSLDNDGSESFSEVINEGNDEESEIASFTDDDIDDNFSSHSSRTVSSFAFEPSKGSPARDEKNLPGSVNNDTRRVHGEPTLPSGVAPSNPEVNSIAEDFKHLNGASSTPSSKILSSNLQNCVNDLGAKVVLPNNYTQVGKNSNHAGLRVSQTNHEADRKGWNDDKNEQEVAKTSNLHDGLMEDKLKKEQEDNARDEEFMVSKNHALEVEQFVGKLPQEAMKRQANLRSNTPASNRMSNEVQADTRRDKFKLLKSVQLQFDVAESDEPYNNIEFMKNAKKNDVPENFHKGGLNYKSSEKQKIANNHSDNKVQLKSEVEMLEKELSEAAAKEIGLYPAVAGHGNSTKNLQLIEKAKEIDVSGDIPKVDSSCALSEREQTDSSFSGFKVELESKVEMLKEELVEAAVLEVGLYSVVAEHGSSANKVHAPARHISRFYLRACKASSLASRASAARAIISGLVLTSKACGNEVPRLTFWLSNSIVLRAIVSQVVEKLQLAVAPSVNTNGGQKGRQEASPCEDGETDKSKSSDEWEEPQTFIVALERVEAWIFSRIVESVWWQTLTPHMQPTAVKGSNSKKTHARGHGLGVQEQGNFAVDLWKKAFKDAFERLCPIRAAGQECGCLPVLARLIMEQLVGRLDVGMFNAILRESADEMPTDPVSDPISDPKVLPIPAGKSTFGAGVQLKNAVGNWSRWLTDLFGIDDNDSLEDLNEHDSNKIECETSFKAFHLLNALSDLMMLPFEMLADRSTRKEVCPIFGAPIIERVLNNFVPDEFNPDPIPEAIFNSLDSEDLAEDGKESISFPCMATSTIYSPPPAASLTNIIGEVENQTMERSGSAVLRKSYTSDDELDELDSPLTSIIIDNYRTCAPTASNWMPKSNGGRKVVRYQLLRQVWKDGE, encoded by the exons ATGGTTCTTGGTCTAAGATCAAAGAACAGAAAAGGCACTTCATTGCAGGTTGATTACCTCATTCACATacaagaaatcaagccttgggcCCCATCCCAATATATGAAATCTGTGGAATCTGTATTACTTCAATGGAAGAATGGTGATAAGAGTTCTGGGTCTTTCACTTCCAATGTTGGAGATGGGAAAGTTGAATTTGGTGAGACTTTCATGCTTCCGGTTACGCTTTACAAGGAAACATCCAGAAAAAGCACTGCTTGTGACAGTTTTCAGAAGAACTACTTAGAGTTAAGCTTGTATGATCTTCGAAAAGACAGGGCATCGAAAGGCCAACTCTTGGGATCAGCTGGTATAAACGTTGCAGACTATGGAATCATCAAAGATAGCATAACCATAAGCACTCCGATCAACTTCAAGAAGAGTTCTAAGAGTACAGCGCAGCCAATTCTTTATGCTAATATCCAACCATTTGATAGAGATAACTCTAGCTTGTCTCAAGAAGTGTCACTGGACAATGATGGAAGTGAATCTTTTTCAGAAGTGATAAATGAAGGGAATGATGAGGAAAGTGAGATAGCATCATTCACTGATGATGATATTGATGATAATTTTTCCTCACATTCATCAAGGACTGTTTCCTCCTTTGCTTTTGAGCCTAGCAAAGGTTCACCTGCTCGGGATGAAAAG aatttaccaggATCAGTAAACAATGACACAAGGAGGGTCCATGGGGAACCTACTCTGCCCTCAGGTGTGGCACCTTCAAACCCGGAGGTTAATTCCATAGCTGAAGATTTCAAACATCTGAatggagcttcatccactccaTCATCAAAAATCTTATCGTCTAATTTGCAGAATTGTGTAAATGATCTTGGGGCCAAAGTTGTGTTGCCCAATAATTATACTCAGGTGGGTAAGAACTCAAACCATGCAGGTCTTCGTGTGTCTCAAACCAATCATGAGGCTGACAGAAAAGGTTGGAATGATGATAAAAATGAACAAGAGGTGGCTAAAACTAGTAATTTACATGATGGTCTTATGGAAGATAAACTGAAAAAGGAGCAGGAAGATAATGCACGGGATGAGGAGTTTATGGTGTCAAAGAACCATGCATTAGAGGTGGAACAATTTGTTGGTAAATTACCTCAAGAAGCTATGAAAAGGCAAGCCAATTTAAGAAGTAATACCCCTGCATCCAACAGGATGTCAAATGAAGTGCAGGCTGATACACGCAGAGATAAATTCAAGCTTCTGAAATCTGTTCAACTACAGTTTGATGTAGCTGAAAGTGATGAACCCTACAACAATATCGAGTTTATGAAGAATGCAAAGAAAAATGATGTTCCTGAAAATTTTCACAAAGGTGGTTTAAATTACAAATCAAGTGAAAAACAAAAGATAGCAAACAACCATTCTGACAACAAAGTCCAATTGAAATCTGAAGTTGAAATGCTTGAGAAAGAGTTAAGTGAAGCTGCTGCTAAAGAGATTGGTCTTTACCCAGCTGTTGCCGGGCATGGAAACTCTACGAAAAACCTTCAGCTTATTGAGAAGGCAAAGGAAATTGATGTTTCTGGAGACATTCCCAAAGTTGATTCTAGTTGTGCACTAAGTGAAAGAGAACAAACAGATAGCAGCTTTTCTGGATTCAAAGTTGAATTGGAGTCCAAAGTTGAAATGCTCAAGGAAGAGCTGGTGGAAGCTGCTGTTCTTGAGGTTGGCCTTTACTCAGTTGTTGCTGAGCATGGGAGTTCTGCAAATAAAGTTCATGCTCCAGCTAGGCACATTTCCAGGTTCTATCTTCGTGCTTGCAAGGCAAGTTCACTGGCTTCAAGGGCAAGTGCAGCTAGAGCTATCATCTCAGGATTAGTTTTGACTTCTAAAGCATGTGGAAATGAAGTTCCAAG GTTAACTTTTTGGCTGTCAAATTCAATTGTGCTGAGAGCAATTGTAAGTCAGGTTGTTGAGAAATTGCAACTTGCAGTAGCACCTTCCGTCAATACAAATGGGGGTCAAAAGGGCAGGCAAGAGGCCTCTCCTTGTGAAGATGGGGAAACTGATAAATCAAAAAGTTCTGATGAGTGGGAGGAACCTCAAACATTTATAGTAGCATTGGAAAGGGTTGAAGCTTGGATTTTCTCACGAATTGTTGAGTCAGTTTGGTGGCAG ACTCTGACTCCTCATATGCAGCCCACAGCAGTGAAGGGCTCAAATTCGAAGAAGACACATGCTAGGGGGCATGGATTAGGTGTCCAAGAACAAGGTAATTTTGCTGTTGATCTATGGAAGAAAGCTTTTAAGGATGCATTTGAAAGGCTGTGCCCTATTCGAGCTGCGGGGCAAGAATGTGGTTGCTTGCCTGTGCTGGCTAGATTG ATAATGGAGCAGCTGGTGGGTAGATTAGATGTGGGCATGTTCAATGCCATTCTTCGTGAATCAGCAGATGAGATGCCAACAGATCCTGTTTCTGACCCCATTAGTGATCCAAAGGTGCTACCAATACCAGCTGGAAAATCAACCTTTGGGGCTGGCGTACAATTGAAAAATGCT GTAGGAAACTGGTCTAGATGGCTCACAGATTTATTTGGAATTGATGATAATGACTCTCTGGAAGATTTGAATGAACATGATAGCAACAAGATAGAATGTGAGACTTCATTCAAGGCTTTCCACCTCCTTAACGCATTGAGTGACCTCATGATGCTTCCATTTGAAATGCTTGCAGATAGGTCAACAAGAAAAGAG GTATGTCCTATATTTGGTGCACCGATCATCGAGAGGGTTCTTAACAATTTTGTCCCAGATGAATTCAACCCGGACCCTATCCCAGAGGCAATTTTCAACTCCCTGGATTCTGAG GACCTTGCTGAGGATGGGAAGGAGTCGATAAGCTTTCCATGCATGGCCACTTCTACAATATATTCACCACCTCCAGCAGCTTCACTAACAAACATTATAGGAGAGGTGGAAAATCAAACAATGGAAAGAAGTGGATCAGCAGTGCTTAGAAAATCTTACACTAGTGATGATGAACTTGATGAGTTGGATTCACCTTTGACTTCTATCATCATTGACAATTACAGGACTTGTGCTCCAACAGCATCAAATTGGATGCCGAAAAGTAATGGAGGCCGGAAAGTTGTCAGATATCAACTCCTTCGACAAGTATGGAAGGATGGTGAATAG